From the genome of Gemmatimonadota bacterium, one region includes:
- a CDS encoding aminopeptidase P family protein: MRLRRTPVTPTTSTPRRRALRLLLATGATLIAAAALPRAGSAQAVNEARVRWERMCQIRKDKFDRILPEAMRENGIDMWIVAIKEGHYDPMWDVLGRGYAGSIGYYIFTDRGDRVERAALGLTDHHREACGAYDIDEDGADLAAFVTARNPKKIGLNMSDEMGMADGLTHTLHAHIVKTLGAPYASRIASAEKLVSDFSSRRTASELVAFGAAGEIGRQIAERALSNAVITPGVTTLADVAWWIQDEMLRRGLGTSFEVPSIYITGPNGIEATSNDRIIQRGDLMMIDFGVGYLNMWTDQKRIAYVLKPGEVALPASYQRAFDNAVKVRDVIHRTAKAGKSAQAMMDEVNAAIAKSGPLPMRGFNQVRADASIEFIIGCHSVGDWGHGIGPSMAFFNPGRLTYEIRPSNLFSIELFAYTPIPEWGGKKLRIPLEDDAVITERGVEWVYPVNPRILLVK, encoded by the coding sequence ATGCGCCTGCGCCGAACTCCCGTGACTCCCACGACATCGACCCCACGCCGCCGCGCGTTGCGCCTGCTCCTCGCCACCGGTGCCACGCTCATTGCAGCCGCCGCCCTCCCCCGCGCCGGCTCGGCGCAGGCCGTCAACGAGGCGCGCGTGCGCTGGGAGCGCATGTGCCAGATCCGGAAGGACAAGTTCGACCGGATCCTCCCCGAGGCGATGCGGGAGAACGGGATCGACATGTGGATCGTGGCGATCAAGGAGGGACACTACGATCCCATGTGGGACGTGCTGGGGCGCGGATACGCCGGCAGCATCGGCTACTACATCTTCACCGACCGCGGCGACCGCGTGGAACGCGCGGCGTTAGGCCTCACCGACCACCATCGCGAGGCGTGCGGCGCCTACGACATCGACGAGGACGGCGCCGACCTGGCCGCCTTCGTCACGGCGCGCAACCCGAAGAAGATCGGGCTCAACATGTCCGACGAGATGGGAATGGCCGATGGCCTCACCCATACCCTGCACGCGCACATCGTGAAGACGCTCGGCGCCCCCTACGCCTCGCGCATCGCGTCGGCCGAGAAGCTCGTCTCCGACTTCAGCTCGCGGCGAACGGCGAGCGAGCTCGTGGCCTTCGGTGCTGCGGGAGAGATCGGTCGCCAGATCGCCGAGCGCGCACTCTCCAACGCAGTCATCACGCCGGGGGTGACGACGCTCGCCGACGTCGCGTGGTGGATCCAGGACGAGATGCTGCGCCGCGGACTCGGGACGTCGTTCGAGGTCCCCTCGATCTACATCACCGGCCCCAACGGCATCGAGGCAACCTCCAACGACCGCATCATCCAGCGCGGCGACTTGATGATGATCGACTTCGGCGTCGGCTACCTCAACATGTGGACCGACCAGAAGCGCATCGCCTACGTCCTCAAGCCGGGCGAAGTGGCGCTCCCCGCGAGCTACCAGCGGGCCTTCGACAACGCCGTGAAGGTGCGCGACGTCATTCACCGCACCGCCAAGGCGGGGAAGAGCGCACAAGCGATGATGGACGAGGTGAACGCGGCGATCGCCAAGAGCGGCCCGCTCCCGATGCGTGGCTTCAACCAGGTGCGCGCTGACGCGTCGATCGAGTTCATCATCGGCTGCCACTCGGTCGGCGACTGGGGGCACGGGATCGGGCCGTCGATGGCGTTCTTCAACCCCGGCCGCCTCACCTACGAGATCCGCCCGAGCAACCTCTTCTCGATCGAGCTCTTCGCCTACACGCCGATCCCGGAGTGGGGGGGCAAGAAGCTCCGCATTCCGCTGGAAGACGACGCGGTCATCACCGAGCGCGGGGTGGAGTGGGTGTACCCGGTGAATCCGCGGATCCTGCTGGTGAAATAG